Proteins found in one Osmerus mordax isolate fOsmMor3 chromosome 20, fOsmMor3.pri, whole genome shotgun sequence genomic segment:
- the ppp2r2ab gene encoding serine/threonine-protein phosphatase 2A 55 kDa regulatory subunit B alpha isoform isoform X2, which yields MDYYNLCRTLILGVGGGSNDGQWCFSQVKGAIDDDVAEADIISTVEFNHSGELLATGDKGGRVVIFQQEIENKSQPQCRSEYNVYSTFQSHEPEFDYLKSLEIEEKINKIRWLPQKNAAQFLLSTNDKTIKLWKISERDKRPEGYNLKEEDGRYRDPNTVTSLRVPVFRPMDLMVEASPRRVFANAHTYHINSISVNSDHETYLSADDLRINLWHQEITDRSFNIVDIKPANMEELTEVITAAEFHPHQCNTFVYSSSKGTIRLCDMRASALCDKHSKLFEEPEDPSNRSFFSEIISSISDVKFSHNGRFMMTRDYLSVKIWDLNMESRPVETYQVHEYLRSKLCSLYENDCIFDKFECCWNGNDSVVMTGSYNNFFRMFDRAQRRDVTLEASRESSKPRQVLKPRKVCAGGKRKKDEISVDSLDFNKKILHTAWHPQDNIIAVATTNNLYIFQDKVN from the exons ATGGATTACTACAATTTGTGTCGGACGTTGATTCTAG GAGTCGGAGGTGGGAGCAACGATGGGCAGTGGTGCTTCTCCCAGGTGAAGGGGGCCATCGACGATGACGTTGCTGAAG CCGACATCATATCTACTGTGGAGTTCAACCACTCTGGGGAGTTGCTAGCCACAGGAGATAAAGGAGGCCGGGTTGTCATCTTTCAGCAGGAAATAGAG AACAAGAGTCAGCCGCAGTGTCGTAGTGAGTACAATGTTTACAGCACGTTCCAGAGCCACGAGCCCGAGTTCGACTACCTGAAGAGCTTAGAGATCGAGGAGAAGATCAACAAGATCAGGTGGCTCCCGCAAAAGAATGCCGCCCAGTTCCTGCTGTCCACCAACG ACAAAACTATAAAGTTGTGGAAGATTAGTGAGCGAGACAAGAGACCGGAAGGCTACAACCTGAAGGAGGAAGATGGGCGCTACAGGGACCCCAACACCGTGACGTCCCTGCGG GTGCCCGTGTTCAGACCCATGGACCTGATGGTGGAGGCCAGCCCGAGGAGAGTCTTCGCCAACGCCCACACCTACCACATCAACTCCATCTCCGTCAACAGCGACCACGAGACGTACCTGTCTGCCGACGACCTGCGCATCAACCTCTGGCACCAGGAGATCACCGACCGCAGCTTCA acatCGTGGACATCAAGCCGGCCAACATGGAGGAGCTGACGGAGGTGATCACGGCTGCAGAGTTCCACCCCCACCAGTGCAACACCTTCGTGTACAGCAGCAGCAAAGGCACCATCCGCCTGTGCGACATGAGGGCGTCCGCCCTCTGCGACAAGCACTCCAAAC TGTTCGAGGAGCCAGAAGACCCCAGCAATAGGTCCTTCTTCTCAGAgatcatctcctccatctccgaCGTCAAGTTCAGCCACAACGGTCGCTTCATGATGACCAGGGACTACCTGTCTGTGAAGATCTGGGACCTGAACATGGAGAGCAGGCCGGTGGAAACCTACCAG GTTCACGAGTACCTCAGGAGCAAGCTGTGCTCGCTGTATGAGAACGACTGCATCTTTGACAAGTTTGAGTGTTGCTGGAACGGGAACGACAG CGTGGTGATGACCGGCTCCTACAACAACTTCTTCCGGATGTTCGACCGCGCCCAGCGGAGGGACGTGACCCTGGAGGCGTCCCGGGAGAGCAGCAAGCCCCGGCAGGTGCTCAAGCCGCGCAAGGTGTGCGCCGGCGGCAAGCGCAAGAAGGACGAGATCAGCGTGGACAGCCTGGACTTCAACAAGAAGATCCTCCACACCGCCTGGCACCCCCAGGACAACATCATCGCCGTGGCCACCACCAACAACCTCTACATATTCCAGGACAAAGTGAACTAG
- the ppp2r2ab gene encoding serine/threonine-protein phosphatase 2A 55 kDa regulatory subunit B alpha isoform isoform X1 → MNQGNKGVSAKQQWPATIRPHSPSEDNPSPSSFEKDHRYKTISDQRVWDWELILLLRIPFLVMAGVGGGSNDGQWCFSQVKGAIDDDVAEADIISTVEFNHSGELLATGDKGGRVVIFQQEIENKSQPQCRSEYNVYSTFQSHEPEFDYLKSLEIEEKINKIRWLPQKNAAQFLLSTNDKTIKLWKISERDKRPEGYNLKEEDGRYRDPNTVTSLRVPVFRPMDLMVEASPRRVFANAHTYHINSISVNSDHETYLSADDLRINLWHQEITDRSFNIVDIKPANMEELTEVITAAEFHPHQCNTFVYSSSKGTIRLCDMRASALCDKHSKLFEEPEDPSNRSFFSEIISSISDVKFSHNGRFMMTRDYLSVKIWDLNMESRPVETYQVHEYLRSKLCSLYENDCIFDKFECCWNGNDSVVMTGSYNNFFRMFDRAQRRDVTLEASRESSKPRQVLKPRKVCAGGKRKKDEISVDSLDFNKKILHTAWHPQDNIIAVATTNNLYIFQDKVN, encoded by the exons ATGAACCAGGGAAATAAGGGAGTGAGTGCAAAACAGCAGTGGCCCGCAACGATTCGGCCTCATAGTCCATCGGAAGATAacccttctccatcatcattcGAGAAAGACCACCGGTACAAGACCATCTCAGACCAAAGAGTGTGGGATTGGGAACTGATATTGTTATTGAGAATCCCCTTTCTCGTCATGGCAG GAGTCGGAGGTGGGAGCAACGATGGGCAGTGGTGCTTCTCCCAGGTGAAGGGGGCCATCGACGATGACGTTGCTGAAG CCGACATCATATCTACTGTGGAGTTCAACCACTCTGGGGAGTTGCTAGCCACAGGAGATAAAGGAGGCCGGGTTGTCATCTTTCAGCAGGAAATAGAG AACAAGAGTCAGCCGCAGTGTCGTAGTGAGTACAATGTTTACAGCACGTTCCAGAGCCACGAGCCCGAGTTCGACTACCTGAAGAGCTTAGAGATCGAGGAGAAGATCAACAAGATCAGGTGGCTCCCGCAAAAGAATGCCGCCCAGTTCCTGCTGTCCACCAACG ACAAAACTATAAAGTTGTGGAAGATTAGTGAGCGAGACAAGAGACCGGAAGGCTACAACCTGAAGGAGGAAGATGGGCGCTACAGGGACCCCAACACCGTGACGTCCCTGCGG GTGCCCGTGTTCAGACCCATGGACCTGATGGTGGAGGCCAGCCCGAGGAGAGTCTTCGCCAACGCCCACACCTACCACATCAACTCCATCTCCGTCAACAGCGACCACGAGACGTACCTGTCTGCCGACGACCTGCGCATCAACCTCTGGCACCAGGAGATCACCGACCGCAGCTTCA acatCGTGGACATCAAGCCGGCCAACATGGAGGAGCTGACGGAGGTGATCACGGCTGCAGAGTTCCACCCCCACCAGTGCAACACCTTCGTGTACAGCAGCAGCAAAGGCACCATCCGCCTGTGCGACATGAGGGCGTCCGCCCTCTGCGACAAGCACTCCAAAC TGTTCGAGGAGCCAGAAGACCCCAGCAATAGGTCCTTCTTCTCAGAgatcatctcctccatctccgaCGTCAAGTTCAGCCACAACGGTCGCTTCATGATGACCAGGGACTACCTGTCTGTGAAGATCTGGGACCTGAACATGGAGAGCAGGCCGGTGGAAACCTACCAG GTTCACGAGTACCTCAGGAGCAAGCTGTGCTCGCTGTATGAGAACGACTGCATCTTTGACAAGTTTGAGTGTTGCTGGAACGGGAACGACAG CGTGGTGATGACCGGCTCCTACAACAACTTCTTCCGGATGTTCGACCGCGCCCAGCGGAGGGACGTGACCCTGGAGGCGTCCCGGGAGAGCAGCAAGCCCCGGCAGGTGCTCAAGCCGCGCAAGGTGTGCGCCGGCGGCAAGCGCAAGAAGGACGAGATCAGCGTGGACAGCCTGGACTTCAACAAGAAGATCCTCCACACCGCCTGGCACCCCCAGGACAACATCATCGCCGTGGCCACCACCAACAACCTCTACATATTCCAGGACAAAGTGAACTAG